From Bradyrhizobium erythrophlei:
AAGCGTCGGCATGCAGAACCCGCTGGTCGAACTCGCCATCCTCGCGGGGGATGGGTTGCATACGGGGCCGTGGCCCTCCCCGGTCGGCGAATTGCTCACCCGCGGCCCGCAGGTGTTTCCGGGCTATGTCGACAACAAGCAGACCGAGGACGCATTTTTTCAGGGATGGCTGCGCACCGGCGATATCTGCCGCATCGACGCCGACGGCTTCGTCTACATCATGGGCCGCGCCAAGGACGTGATCATCAGAGGCGGACACAATATCGACCCGCGGGCGATCGAGGACGCCGCGCTGCAGTTTCCGGGTGTCGCGCTCGCAGCAGCCGTGGGCCGTCCCGACGCCTATGCCGGCGAGGTGCCGATGCTGTTCGTCTCGGCGCAGCCCGGCGTCGATATCGATGCCCAGGCGCTTTCCGCCTTCGTGCTGGACAACATCCCGGAACCGCCGGCACGGCCGCGGGCCGTTGCCGTGATCGCCGAAATGCCGGTCACGCCGGTCGGAAAGATCTTCAAACCAAAGCTCCGGGAGATCGCGGCCTGCGAAGCCGCCCGCGAATTGCTGGCGGCGGAGGGTTTGGCGAAAGAGGTCAGCGTCGAGGCGATCACCGATCCCTCCCGCGGACTCTATCTGCGCGTCAGCGCGTCACCAGACAAGGCGGTGACGGCCGAGCGCGTGCTGAAGAAGTTTCCGGTCAAGATCGAGATGAACCTCGATGCCTGAAGTAGCGATTTTCAGGCCGGACGTTCGCGTCGATCAGCCGAGCTTCCAGCCGACTTCGGCAGCAAAACTCTGATAGAATTCCGGCGTGTAGGCCTGTTCCGGCGTCTGCCGCACGCGTTGGTCGAGACGTTCGGCGTCGGCGCCGACCAGGATGCGCCAGCGCTCGGCCTTGACGCCGTCGAGGATGATCTTGACCGCCGCGGCGGCCGACGTCGGCGCCTCGTCGCGGAAACTTCGGGCGCGATCGAGCGCGATGTTCTGGATGTCTTCATCCGACATCGGCGCCGTGTCGATGCCCGTGCCGTTGAGGCGCTGGCGCGCCAAAGCGATTTCATTGTCGCTCAGCCGCTCGGATTCGGTGCCGCTCTGGATCTTGCGGGAATTGGAAACGATGGAGGTGCCGATATGGCCGGGCATTACCACCGAGCATTTGATGTGCGGCGCGTTGAGCCTGAGATCGTTGATCAGCGCTTCGGTAAATCCCTTCACCGCGAATTTGGCGGCGCTGTAGGCGGTATGCGACACGCCCATGCCGACCGAGGCCCAGAATCCGTTGACGCTCGAGGTGTTGACGATGTGCGCCTCGTCGGCCTTCATCAGCAGCGGCAGGAAGGTGCGGACGCCCAGATAAACCCCGCCCCAGCAGATATTGAAGGTTCTTTCCCACTGCTCCCGCGAGTTGGTGAACAGGCTGCCGCTGCCGCCGATGCCGGCATTGTTGAACAACAGATGGATCCTGTCGGTGGCCTGCTGCTCCATGATCTCGTCGCGGAAACGCCTGAGCTGGTCCTCGATCGAAACATCGGCGACATGGGTGGTGACGCGCAGGCCCTGCGGCAGCTTTTCGACCTCGCAGAGGCTTTTTGTCTCGGCCATCGCGTCGGCGGAAACGTCGCACATCGCGACATTGCAGCCTTCGGCGACCAGTTGGCGCGCCAGTTCGCGGCCCATGCCTGTGCCGCCCCCGGTGATGACCGCAATCTTTCCGGCAAAATCCTTCATGAACGCCCGGTCCCTATGATCCCTGTTCTTGTTTTCCGGCCGGCAGAGCCGGTCGTCCTATCTAACGCAGGCGACCGCGCCTGAACAGGGTTTCGCGCGCACCTGATGGCCGCCCATGGCCCGAATTACAGCAGATGCCTGGCGAGCTCGCGAAGCTGCTCATCCGGTTCAAGGCGCTGACCGGCTGCCCGATCCTGGTCAACACCTCCTTCGACGTTCGCGGCTAACCGATCGTGTGCACGCCCGAAGACGCCTTTCGCTGCTTCATGGGCAGCGAACTCGACCTGCTCGTGGTCGGCAATTGCGTGTTGCGGAAAACGGCGCAGGATCCCGCGCTCAAGATCGATTACAGCCAGTCGCTGGAAGCCGATTGATTTTGATCGACGCCGGGTTCCGGCAAATCAGGCGTCGATACCGGCCCCGCTGCTATCCGCCGGGCTCAGCTACCTATCTTAACCAAGCACTGCTTCAGGCGTTCAATCTCCGAACGGACTTGCGTTTCCATGGCGTCTTGTAATGCGAGCGTGCCTCTGCTGGCCAATTCTGCGGATGCCTTTCTGTCCAGATTCTGCTTCCAATCCCGGATTGCCTGCTTAGTGGCGCTTTGGGCCTCCGACGTAGCCTTAAGGTACGCCTTTATGCAGGCGTCGGCCATTGAGCAAGTCTTGCACTCTTGAGCGGCGGCAGCATTCGAAACAAACAAGATAAGTGTCGCGGCAAAGACCCTCATGCTTTCCTCCCGGTATTGGCCCCCGGCGGATGTTCTACTTGGTGGGGCTTGTTTGCAACGGTGGCCGCAGATTCACGCGAATGAATCGGCCGCGCGGCTCATCGCGAGTCCTTGAAATCGGCCGGCAGTCCACAATAGCTATCGCCGGCTACGAGCTTCGTGCCCATCCCATGCAAAGGCATGCGCCATTTGCGCCCGACGAAAACTCAATTCGCGCATGATTCGTGCTCGTCGATAACCCGCGCCTGGTCAATCATTACCTGACGGCATTTGCACCGGGCGGGATCGGGTTGGGTGTGACTGTCAACACGGTAAAAGCCGGCGTCAACAATTGCGTTCTCAAAAAGACCCGCAGGATCCGCGCTCAAGATCGATTACAGCCAGTCGCTGGAAGCCGATTGAAGCTTGCGCGCGTGGGTCGGTCAGACTTTGTCCGGTGTTGCTACTGGGTGAGCAGCGCAGCGGAGGAGTAACGTTTCCATCGATTGACGTCGTCAGGAATGAACTGGGCGAACGCCTCCCTGACGCGGGCCGCGGGGGTGATGTCGCGGGTGAATGAAGGCTCCACTTTTGCCGCGACCTTGTTCAATCCGGGCGCGTAGACGGCGCGTTCAGGCAACGCGCCGCTGAAGTGCGAATTGCCCTTGTTGTCGCCAAGGGCAGCAGCGGAGGTCCAGCGCCTGCCGTCATTAGGAACGTACCGGGCGAACGCATCCCTGACGCGGGCCGCCGGGGTGACATCACGGGTAAATCGAAGCTCCCTCGTTGCCACGACCTCTTCCGGACGAGGCGCGTAGACGGCGCTTTCATTCAACGAGCCGTTGAAGCGCGGATGGCCATCGTGGTCGCCGAAATAGGCATCGGAAGCGAAGATGAACGCGAGCAGCGTCGATCCGACGATGGTAAAATATCTGAAAATCGGCATTGGCGCGCGAGCCTTCCTCTTTTTGAAAAGAGGATGCCGCGTTCGCGATAAAAGCCCGGTTTAAGCCTGCCTGGCTTTTGCCCGAACGGTTGCCGGCCCGTAGCCAAATCGAGGAAAATTTTAATCAACGCTCGCCGCGATCGCGGGTGGCATCAGCTATCAGGTCCGGTCACCGATTCCGTCGACCATTCGATCGGGTCAAAGACCATTCCACGCCTGAGCATTTCCGCTTCGAGATCGGCGGCATGCTTCTTCCACTCGGCGGTCTCCCGCACGCAAAACCGTGCCTCTTCGCCGAGGCTGTTGAGCTCGTCGTCAGCAGCCAAAGCCCCTCGCGCGCCATAATACATCATGGCGAGGCTGTCGTTGGTGAACGCGCAATAGTCCATCCGAGATCACGTTGCCTGAGTTAGAATGCGGTCTCATGAGAGGCAGGCCCGCCGATATTTCGGCAGAAGTGATACGGACAACGCGGTGCGGGCAAGGAATTTCGGACGTTAACGTAAACCGGGCCGGCAGACCCGGCGATGCCGCTTGTTGGCACTTTCCGCGCGAAAGGCCGGCGGGAGGCCTCACACCCGAAATGCCGAACCATTCTGGTTCTTGGTCGGTGTTCGCAAATATCACGAGAGAAAAAAGCCCCATTTAGGGGGCCTTTATTGGTCGGAGCGAGAGGATTTAAACCTCCGACCCCTAGTCTCCCAGGCGAGGGTCGGCCGTTGAAAATGCTCGCATTTTTTGGAAACT
This genomic window contains:
- a CDS encoding SDR family NAD(P)-dependent oxidoreductase, encoding MKDFAGKIAVITGGGTGMGRELARQLVAEGCNVAMCDVSADAMAETKSLCEVEKLPQGLRVTTHVADVSIEDQLRRFRDEIMEQQATDRIHLLFNNAGIGGSGSLFTNSREQWERTFNICWGGVYLGVRTFLPLLMKADEAHIVNTSSVNGFWASVGMGVSHTAYSAAKFAVKGFTEALINDLRLNAPHIKCSVVMPGHIGTSIVSNSRKIQSGTESERLSDNEIALARQRLNGTGIDTAPMSDEDIQNIALDRARSFRDEAPTSAAAAVKIILDGVKAERWRILVGADAERLDQRVRQTPEQAYTPEFYQSFAAEVGWKLG